The Cytobacillus firmus genome segment AGCTTGCCAGACGCCAGAAAGGATATGGCAGAGGCAGAAGGATGCAAATTGAAAAAGATACTGTTCAAATAACAGCCGGGATCAGACATGGATACACACTGGGATCCCCGGTAGCACTTGTTGTTGAGAATAATGATTGGAAGCACTGGACAAAAATTATGGGCCAGGATCCTCTCAATCCTGAAGATGAGGCAGAAATGAAAAGAAAAATCTCCCGTCCTCGCCCAGGCCATGCTGATTTAAATGGTGCCCTAAAATATGGGCACAGGGATATGAGAAATGTTTTAGAGCGATCTTCAGCCAGAGAAACCACAGTGAGAGTGGCTGCCGGTGCAGCTGCAAAAAAACTGCTTTCTCAGCTGGGGATTGAGGTTGCAGCACATGTTATTGAAATTGGCGGGGTTATTTCAGGCCAAAGAGATTATTCTTCACTTAAGGAGTTAAAGGAAATTACAGAAGAATCGCCCGTTCGCTGTCTGGATCAGACTGCCTCCCAAAAAATGATGGCTGCGATCGATTCCGCTAAGGAAAATGGCGATTCCATCGGCGGTGTAGTGGAGGTTATTGTTGAAGGAATGCCACCGGGAGTTGGAAGTTATGTACACTATGACCGAAAGCTTGATTCGAAGCTTGCAGGTGCGATGGTGAGCATCAATGCTTTTAAAGGTGTCGAGTTTGGCATAGGTTTCGAGGCAGCAAGGAAGCCTGGAAGTGAAGTTCATGATGAAATCGCATGGGACCCGGATAAAGGCTATTATCGGAAAACAAACCGTCTTGGCGGCTTAGAAGGGGGCATGTCAACGGGAATGCCAATCGTCATCAGAGGAGTAATGAAGCCAATACCCACTCTCTATAAACCGCTGCAAAGTGTAGATATCGAAACAAAGGAACCGTTCTCAGCAAGCATAGAGCGTTCTGACAGCTGTGCGGTGCCGGCAGCTGCAGTCGTTGCAGAAAATGTGATTGCCTGGGAACTGGCTTCAGCCATTGTAGACCAGTTTTATTCTGACCGGTTTGAGACATTAAAAGCGTCCGTTGAACAGCAAAGACAATTTGCGAGGGAGTTTTAATGAAAAGGATTTTAATCAAAACACCTGACAAGGCCTATCCGGTTTATATAGGGTCCGGAGCAATTGAGGGATTGGGATCATATATTAAAGATGCTTTTCCGGCCTTGACAAATGTAATGATCATCACGGATGAAACGGTTCGGGACCTGCATCTGCCAGAGCTGGAAGCGTCACTTACGGGGATTGAGGCCAAAGTCTGTACTGTGCCAAGCGGTGAGAAAGCCAAAACCTTTGAAGTTTACTATCAGTGCTTGTCCTTTGCTCTGGAACATAAACTTGATCGAAAATCTCTTATCCTGGCGTTTGGCGGGGGAGCTGTCGGAGATTTGGCAGGTTTTGTCGCAGCCACATTTATGAGAGGAATACCCTTCATTCAGATTCCAACTACCATCCTGGCACATGATAGCGCTGTGGGAGGAAAAGTTGCCATCAACCATCCTTCAGGAAAAAATATGGCAGGGTCTTTTTACCAGCCCCAGGCAGTGTTTTATGATCT includes the following:
- the aroC gene encoding chorismate synthase — its product is MRYLTSGESHGPQLTTIIEGLPAGMPLVDSDINEELARRQKGYGRGRRMQIEKDTVQITAGIRHGYTLGSPVALVVENNDWKHWTKIMGQDPLNPEDEAEMKRKISRPRPGHADLNGALKYGHRDMRNVLERSSARETTVRVAAGAAAKKLLSQLGIEVAAHVIEIGGVISGQRDYSSLKELKEITEESPVRCLDQTASQKMMAAIDSAKENGDSIGGVVEVIVEGMPPGVGSYVHYDRKLDSKLAGAMVSINAFKGVEFGIGFEAARKPGSEVHDEIAWDPDKGYYRKTNRLGGLEGGMSTGMPIVIRGVMKPIPTLYKPLQSVDIETKEPFSASIERSDSCAVPAAAVVAENVIAWELASAIVDQFYSDRFETLKASVEQQRQFAREF